In one Rhodococcus sp. B50 genomic region, the following are encoded:
- a CDS encoding FAD-dependent oxidoreductase — MAYVITQACCNDVSCVEVCPVNCIHPTPDEAPFATTEMLYIDPDTCIDCGACVDECPVDAIAADNELTPAQEPYLEINAEYYRRYPIGPDWPELRTRRKLPAELGTLRVAIVGSGPAACYAAMDLVTHAAVQVDIFDRLPTPYGLVRAGVAPDHQSTKGVGDVFRSAIGHKNTQCYFNVEVGTHITHEELLAHHHAVIYAVGAAGDRTLNIPGEDLAGSHAATEFVAWYNGHPDFADRTFDLSGERAVIIGNGNVALDVARALVMDPEELARTDIAEHALEALRKSNIREVVVVGRRGPAQAAYTNPELLALGSLAGVDVVVDPAEVQLDPVSRALIDDPEVEPRIALKVRQVEGFAQNTPTEGTKRIVLRFLASPVEISGDGVVESITLERTELVETGGRLEARPTGQTETLEVGLVLRSIGYRGTAPAGLPFDERRGVIPNEGGRVIDPETGAPVPGVYTAGWIKRGPSGVIGTNKQCSAETVEKILDDFVEGRLPEPVADREKLAALVAERRPEHIDYRGWLQIDKQEKARGSAAGRSRLKFVSIEEMLAASRIES; from the coding sequence GCGTGTTGCAATGACGTCTCGTGTGTCGAGGTGTGCCCGGTCAACTGCATCCACCCGACGCCCGACGAAGCCCCGTTCGCGACGACGGAGATGCTCTACATCGATCCGGATACGTGCATCGACTGCGGGGCGTGTGTGGACGAGTGCCCGGTCGATGCGATCGCGGCGGACAACGAGCTCACCCCGGCGCAGGAGCCGTATCTGGAGATCAATGCCGAGTACTACCGCCGTTATCCGATCGGGCCGGACTGGCCCGAGTTGCGCACGCGCCGCAAGCTGCCCGCCGAGCTGGGCACGCTGCGGGTGGCGATCGTCGGCTCGGGGCCGGCGGCGTGCTACGCGGCGATGGATCTGGTGACGCATGCGGCGGTGCAGGTCGACATCTTCGATCGGCTGCCCACTCCCTACGGGCTGGTCCGTGCCGGGGTGGCTCCGGATCATCAGAGCACCAAGGGGGTCGGCGATGTCTTCCGCAGCGCCATCGGCCACAAGAACACCCAGTGCTATTTCAACGTCGAGGTCGGCACCCACATCACTCACGAGGAGTTGCTCGCGCATCATCACGCGGTGATCTACGCCGTCGGCGCCGCGGGTGACCGCACGCTGAACATCCCCGGTGAGGACCTGGCCGGCTCGCACGCCGCGACCGAGTTCGTGGCCTGGTACAACGGGCACCCGGATTTCGCCGATCGCACCTTCGATCTGTCCGGTGAGCGGGCGGTGATCATCGGCAACGGCAACGTCGCCCTGGACGTGGCGCGGGCGCTGGTGATGGATCCGGAGGAGCTGGCCCGCACCGACATCGCCGAGCACGCCCTCGAGGCGTTGCGGAAGTCGAACATTCGCGAGGTGGTGGTGGTGGGTCGGCGCGGCCCGGCGCAGGCCGCCTACACCAATCCGGAGCTGCTGGCGCTCGGTTCGCTGGCGGGGGTGGATGTGGTCGTCGACCCGGCCGAGGTGCAACTCGATCCGGTCAGCCGCGCACTGATCGACGATCCGGAGGTCGAACCGCGGATCGCGTTGAAGGTGCGGCAGGTCGAGGGCTTCGCGCAGAACACCCCCACCGAGGGCACCAAGCGGATCGTGTTGCGGTTTCTCGCGTCGCCGGTGGAGATCTCCGGGGACGGGGTCGTCGAGTCGATCACGCTCGAACGCACCGAACTCGTCGAGACGGGCGGCCGGCTCGAGGCCCGTCCGACCGGGCAGACCGAGACCCTCGAGGTGGGGTTGGTGCTGCGGTCGATCGGGTATCGCGGGACCGCGCCGGCGGGGTTGCCTTTCGACGAGCGGCGCGGGGTGATCCCCAACGAGGGCGGTCGGGTGATCGATCCCGAGACCGGAGCGCCGGTGCCCGGCGTCTACACCGCGGGGTGGATCAAGCGGGGTCCGAGTGGGGTGATCGGCACCAACAAGCAGTGCTCTGCGGAAACCGTCGAAAAGATCCTCGACGATTTCGTCGAGGGCCGGTTGCCCGAGCCGGTCGCGGATCGGGAGAAGTTGGCGGCGCTGGTCGCCGAGCGGCGCCCGGAGCACATCGACTACCGGGGTTGGTTGCAGATCGACAAGCAGGAGAAGGCCCGCGGGTCGGCCGCGGGACGTTCGCGGCTGAAGTTCGTGTCGATCGAGGAGATGCTGGCGGCCTCGCGAATCGAATCGTGA